TTTACCGCTTCTTTTTATAGCATCTCTTGGAGAATGAAAGATCCACAACTCACGAGTTTGCTTGTTCCTATTAATTATTAAAACACGATACAAAATTATGATGCAAAGATTTTTATTCTTTTTGCTGTTTGCTATTACCCTATTTTTGATGAGTTGTGAAAACCCTAAAGAATCCAGAAACTGGAAGCAAGCTTCGTGGCAAGAAATAGAACAACAGGCCAATGATACCACTGTCAATTTTATGATGTGGCAAGGAAGCCCGATCGTCAATGATTATATCAACAATTATGTAAAACCTACTTTAAAAGAAAAGCACAACATCACACTGAATATTAGCAGCGGTCAAGGGCCGGAAATCGTGCAATTGATGATGGGTGAAAAGCAAGCGGGTTCTGAAAAGGGACAAGTAGATATGGTTTGGATTAATGGAGAAACATTCTTTCAACTTAGAAAAATAGAAGGACTTTGGGGTCCATTCACAGAGAAACTTCCTAATTCACAATATATTGACTTTAATAATCCATTTATCGGGATAGATTTTCAGCAAGAAATAAACGGGATGGAATGCCCATGGGGGATCAATCAATTTGCTTTTGTTTATGATTCTATTAAAACCCCTGCCCCACCTAAGACACTTGCTGAACTAGAAACATTTGTAAAAGTAAATCCTGGCACTTTCACTATATCCAATGATTTCTCAGGCATGACCTTGTTAAAATGCTATATGGCCGAATTGAGCGGCAGTCCTGATGGATTGGATGGTGAATTTGATCAACAGAAATATGATACGCTTTCCACTCAACTTTGGGAATACATCAATCGAAATCGAAAATACTTCTGGAAAGAAGGACAGACATTTCCCAAAGAACACAGCAAAATGGATCAGATGTTTTCATCTGGAGAAATACTGCTCACTTATGGATTCAGTGAAGGTGGAATTGAAGAAAAAGTTTTACAAGGATTATTTCCAGAAAGTACAAAAGGTTATGCCTGGAAAAACGGAACTATCCTAAACTCTAATTATTTAGGGATCACCTATAACGCGACCAATAAAGCGGGGGCTATGCAAGTCATTAATTTCCTGATTTCACCCGAAGCTCAATTGAAGAGAGCGGAACCTTCAGGTATGAATGCCAATCCAGTATTGGATATTTCAAAGCTTCCTACCGAGTACAAAGACAAATTTGAAAAAATTACTGCAAGGCAATACGGCCCTTCTTTGGACGAATTATCTGAGAATGCTATAAAAGAGCCAGCTCCAGAGTATATGCTTAATATTTACGAAGATTTTAGAACCTACGTGATTGAAAAATAAGGGAAAACATATCGGTTTTGTGCTATTCGTGGTATTTGCTGTACTACCATTTACGCTCGCATTTGGCTATGCTTTGCTCTATTCTTTCGGGATCATTGGGGTAGTTAATGAAGGCTTTACTTTATCGTTTTGGAAAGAGGTTTTTACATCAGGCACTCTAGGAACCTCCTTTTTATACAGTGGAATTATTGCTGCAGTAGGTGTATTTCTATCCGTTAGTTTGGCACTATGGGTAGTTTTGAAATTCAAAGAAGGCTTCAATAATAAGTACTTATCTTTTATTATTTATATGCCCTTGGCAGTTCCCGGTATCGTTTCCGCATTTTTTACTTATCAATTATTCGCTCAATCAGGATTTTTTGCAAGATTAAGCTATCAGCTCAATTGGATTGAAACAGCACAGCAATTTCCTGATTTAGTGAATGATAATTGGGCCATTGGCATCATCATTACTTTCATTAGTCTGCTAACTCCTTTCTTCATTCTGCTTTATTTAAATATATATAAAGATGAAAGAATAGAAGAGCTAAGCCAATTATCCAGAGCACTGGGAGCAAACAAAAAACAAATAGCACTCAAAGTGAGCTTACCGATTATGCTCAAAAAGTCTTGGGTTTTAATTGTGCTGTACTTCATTTTCTTATTAGGCGCTTATGAAGTACCGCTAATTTTAGGTCAAGAATCTCCTCAAATGCTATCGGTGCTGATTTTACGAGAATTAAAACAATTTGACCTTACTAAAACCTCAGAAGGTTATGTAATGGCGGTGGTCTACACAGTAGTCATTATGTCAGCGACTATATTCATTTTTTCACGAAAAAAACTGAGAAACAATGCGTATTAGTTTAAAGCCTTTCTTCTTATCGATCATGGTATTGCTGATACTGTTTCCCTTTGTGTATCTACTTTGGCTGTCTCTTTCTGCAGAATGGTCATTCCCAAATGTTATGCCTGAGTATTTCGGGTTAAAAAACTGGAAGGCCTTATTGATTTCAGAAACAGGCTTATTGTGGAGCTTTCTACAATCTATCATCATTTCTGTTTCCGTAGGATTTACTGCCACTCTTAGTGGTTTTATTATCAGCCGGAATATTGCCTATCATCCTAGAAAGAACACCTTCACCTTATTAAGCTATTTCCCTTACATTATCTCCCCTGTTGTTTTTGGGGCATGCTTAAGTTATTTCTTCCTCAAGCTTGGGATTTTCGGTCAAATGACGGGCGTGATTGTAGCTCAATTCATGATTAGCTTTCCTTATGCACTGATTTTCTTTAATAGTTTTTGGGGGCAAAAAACAAAAAATATGGAAGATTTAGTCTCGACACTAGGTGGAAATAGACTGTATAGTTTCACGAAAGTTTTATTTCCATTGGCCAAAGGAATGCTCTTGGTCTGCTTCTTTCAAACATTCCTGATTTCTTGGTTTGAATATGGTTTAACATCTGTAATTGGAGTTGGCAAAGTGCAAACCCTCACCATCAAAGTATTTTTATTCATCCGCGAGGCCAACTACTTCTATGGTGCTTTAAGCTGCTGCTTATTGATTTTACCGCCATTAGTTCTGATGTATATCAACAAGAAATATGTATTTAATAAACTGACCTGATGTTTTTAGAAATTCAACATATTAATAAAAGCTTTGGCAAAGAGCAGATCGTAAAGGATCTGAATTTTTCGCTAGCTCCGCAAAAAACCTTAAGCATTTTGGGTAAATCTGGTTGTGGAAAAACCAGCATGCTTAAAATAATTGGTGGCTTGCTTAAGGCAGACAGTGGTAATATAATTTTGGATGGGAATGATATCAGCGAATTGGAAGCTGAGAAGAGAAATATCGTTTACCTCTACCAAGAAGATTTACTTTTCCCACACTTAAATGTATTCGAAAATATTGCATTTGGTCTTCGAATAAAAAAACAAAAAGAAGAGCATATTCAAAGCAAGGTCAAGGAAATGCTGGAGCTTTTGGAATTGGAAAATCATGGCCAAAAAATGCCTCATCAGCTTTCAGGGGGGCAAAGACAAAGGGTTTCCTTTGGAAGAGCCATCATCATCAACCCTGCTTTGCTTCTATTAGATGAGCCTTTTGGTAGCCTAGATGCCGGCACTCGGCAAAGAATGCAACAATTATTTAAAGACATAGCACATAAATTTAAGATCACCTCACTTTTTGTCACCCACGATTTGAAAGAAGCTATACTAATGGGGGATGAAATTGCCTTTATGCAAAGTGGAAAACTCAAATTATATAAAAATAAAGAAGAATTTATAGCAGACCCTTCAACTGGTGTGCAAAATGAAATCGGCTTTTGGGAAAATCTAATCCCAAAAGAACAAGACATAATTTAAATCAAAAATATATGGAAACGAAAAATATTTGGATTGATACCGACCTCTCTGTAGGCATGAAAAGACACATCAGAGAAGGATATTGCGATGTGGATGACGGATACGCACTGTTACAATTATTTAAAGCTGAAAATATCCATATAAAGGGGATAAGTGCAGTATTTGGAAATACTCTAATTGATGACGCCTACAGACTTTGTCAGCAAATGAGTAAAGAATTTGCTAAGAATGAAATCCCTGTTTACAAAGGAGCTGGGACAGCAATTGATCTTAGCAAGGTAGAAACCAATGATGCTGTGGAAGCTTTGGCAACAGCCTTGAAAGAAACTCAATTGACCATTTTAGCTATCGGTCCAGCTACCAATGTGGGAATATTACTTTTGCAATATCCTGAATTGAAAAACCAAATTAAAGAAGTAGTTCTAGTGGCTGGAAGAAGAAAACCAACTGATTATTTCAAAATTGGCAATCAAGGAAATCATGCAAGGGATTTAAATTTCGATTTAGATAATCAAGCTTTTAACATCATGTTTGAAGCAGGTGTCCCTGTCACTTTATGTCCTTTCGAAATTTCAAGCAAAGTATGGATTGGATCAGATGATCTAAAAAAACTAGATAATGGCGAGGCCGGAAATAAATGGCTAGCAGAGCATTCTCAGCCATGGTTAGCACAATGGATCAATCAAGGCGCTAGTGGTTTTAATCCTTTTGATGTTTTGGCGAGCCACTACATCATATCACCCGAAGATATTATCAGTGAAGACCTAAAAGCACAATTAGAAATTCATCCAGACGATACAGTAAAGGACAATGACAAGTTAGTATTCAAGAACTACCTGCTGTGTCGTAGTGAGGGATCATTTCCTGTAAAATACTGCCATGATGTGGTATCAGACTATCATGAAAAATTAATGGATTCTTTAACCAAAAAAAGCTAGCACTATGATTAAACTTGACAATCAATTAGAAACCATCGATAGTTATTTAAGCGATAAAAAATGGTTAGAAGAAAATGAAAAAGTAGCTTCAGTTGAAAAGCCTGGTGAAGGGAATATGAACTTTACCTTAAGATGTAGAACTTCAAATGACCACTCTTTCATCATAAAACAAAGTCGTGATTTTGTTGAAAAGTTTCCACAAGTACCCGCTCCAGCAGAACGGGTTCTAAGAGAATCTGAATTCTATGAAATTATTAGAAAGAACCCCGATTTAAGTCGTAGAACTCCTGAAATTATAGCGGTCGATGAAGAAAACCATATCATCCTGATGGAAGATCTGGGCGAGAGTAGTGATTACTCTTTTTTATATCAGGAGGGTAAGAACTTATCTGAAACCGAGCTCAAAGAAATCATGCACTTCATAGCCGATTTACACACCCATTTTACAACTGACAGTAGCTCGAAAACCATTCAGAATAAGGAAATGCGGCAGCTTAATCATGAGCATATCTTCAAATTCCCTTTTATGAAAGATAACGGGATGAATTTGGATGATGTTATGCCAGGATTGGAAGCTGTGAAACAAAGTATAATTCGTAATGAAGCACTTCATTTAGCACTCAAGCAGCTTGGTGATCTGTATTTATCTGATGGCAAGCACTTACTACATGGAGACTACTTTCCGGGAAGCTGGCTCAATACCAAATCAGGCTTAAAAATCATCGATCCTGAATTTTGCTTTTTTGGTCCTAAGGAATTTGAAATAGGAGTATGTATGGCACATTTATATTTGGCAAAACAACCCTACCCTATTATCCAGAAAGCAATGGATTTCTACAAAGAAAAAGCGCCCTTCGATGATGTATTAATGATGAAATTCATGGCTGTGGAAATGATGCGAAGAATCTTAGGATTAGCTCAACTACCGATCAGTCAAACACTGGAAGAAAGGAAAGCACTAGTGGAAAGAGGCGTCATGATGCTGACTAAATATTAAAAACCAAACACTATACAATGAAGAAATTAATACTAATCTTATGCTATTTGCTGAGTTTCCATCTATCTGCTCAAAATAGCAATACTTATTCTTCTGTAGTCATCGACTCAAGAGGAGAGCCTATTCCCGGGGCAGTTGTAAATGAAATGGGTACTGAAAGATTTGCAGTCACTTTAAAAGATGGTAGTTTTCAACTGAAAACACCGTCTGAGAACTTCTTACTGAACATTCAATTCTTAGGCTTTGAGGATTTGCAGATAGATATTCGAAATGGAAATATCCCTGCTAACATCATGTTGACTGAAGATCTGGAGCAGCTCGATGAAGTGGTTGTAACTGCATTAGGGATTGAAAGAGAGAAGCAGTCTTTAGCCTCATCAATAGGAAAAATAGACAGCAAGCAGCTAACAGATGTACCCATGACAAATCTTGTTAACAGTATGGCAGGTCAAGTTTCTGGTGTCCAAATTACCAATGGTTCCTCAGGAGTGGGGTCCTCATCTAGAATTATAATCAGAGGTGAAAATTCTTTAACTGGCACTAATCAACCATTATTTGTGGTTGATGGCGTACCTATCAGTAACGAACAAATCACCAGCGATTTAGTAAACAACGGATCATTACAAGAAGTGGACTGGGGAAATGGTGGTGCTGAAATTGATCCAGAAAATATTGCTTCAATATTTATTTTAAAGGGAGCAGGATCTGCTGCCCTTTATGGTTCCAGAGCGGCAAATGGTGTTGTTTTAATCACTACTAAAAGAGGAAAGGCTCAACAAGGTTTAGGAATTAGCACGAGCAGTTCACTTACATTTGAAACACTCTTAACATTACCTGATTATCAAAATGAATATGGTGGTGGAATTGGTGATTTCGCGTTTGATACAGGTCTTGGTGCCCTGGATGGAACAGCTGGCATTTTCAGCTACGGTCCAAAATTAGATCAAGGTGATTTAATAGCGCAATTTGATGGACCTTCTACTGATATCAACGGAAACCCTGTAAGGGGTGGAGATGTAATAGCTAGGACTCGGGCAGATGGTAGCTTGACAGAAATCAGACCAACTGAATGGGTATCTAGACCCAACAATATCAGGAATTTCTTTGAGACAGGCATCACGGCTCAAAATAATATTGCAGTAAATTCAGCTAGTGACAAAGGAAATATACGGCTGGCTTACAGCAACTTGCGAAATGAGGGTATACTACCTAATACTGATTTAAACAGAGACGGTCTGGCGATCAGTTTAGACCAACAATTAACTGACCAATTAAGTGTAAATACTTATGTTAATTACATCAATACAAGAAGTAAAAACCGCCCTAACTTAGGTTATGGCTACGAAAATGTAATGTATGGCTTTAACTGGACACAAAGACAAACAGACTTTGATCCGCTCAAAAATTATTGGCAGGCCGGTCAGGAAGGTTTAGAGCAGTTCAACTACAATTACGCTTGGGTCAATAATCCTTACTTCACCTTATTTGAAAACACGAATAGTTTTGACAAGCATCGAGTTTTAGGAAATGCCTCTGCAAATTATGATTTCAGTGAGAAATTACGTTTTACGGTAAGAAGCGGTACTGACATCTACAATGACAACAGGGCATTTCGAAGGGCACTAAGCACCAACGCCAATCCTACGGGTAGTTATCGTGAAGATCAGGTGTTTTATAAAGAAATGAATACAGATTTCCTACTGTCTTATTCCGATCGAATACATGAAGATTTCACTTATGATCTTTCGGTAGGAGCAAATCGCTTCGATCAGACCGTCACCTACAAATTTACTGAAGCTTCTCAACTAGCGCTACCAAATATTTATACATTAGCCAATTCTAATGCACCCTTAACAGGGAATAATGAATTATTTGAAAAGCGTATCAATAGTATTTATGGCACAGGAAATATCAGTTTTAGAAATGCCCTCTATCTTGACGTTACCGTACGTAATGACTGGAGCAGCACGCTACCCATCGACAACAATTCATTTGCTTACTATTCAAGCGGCTTAAGTTATGTATTATCCAATATGGTAGAACTACCACAGCTTTTCACTTTTGTGAAACTGAGAGCCAGTGCAGCCAGCGTAGGTAATGACACGGATCCATATCAACTGCTGAATACTTTTGCTTTCAACCAGAACTATGGTGATAAGCTTAAGGTAACTAACCAAAGCACTTTAAAAAATCTGAATTTGAGGCCTGAAAGACTTACCGCCTACGAAACAGGAGCAGAAATTTGGCTTCTTAAGGATAGGATTCAAACAGATATTACCGTTTACCAAAACACTAGTACCGACCAAATCATTGCTCGGCCTATTTCCTTAACTACTGGTTTTGCCAATAAACTGGAAAACGGTGGAAAAGTACAAACTAGAGGACTTGAAGCCTCAATCACAGGATTAGCCATCAAGCAAAACAACTTTCAATGGAAAGTAGCGGCTAATTATTCAGCTTACAGAAGTCGAGTACTAGAATTACCTGAAGGGGTAGATCAGTTCGTAACAGGTAATGCTGATTTCTTTGGCGGTGCAGGCGGCTCCAATTCTTTATTCTATATAGCTAAAGAAAATGGTCTAGTTGGAGATATGTACGGGACTGGTTTCAAAAAGGTAAACGGAAGAACCGTATATGACAGCAATGGAGCTCCTATTACAGACGGGACATTACGACTGTTAGGCAATTACAACCCTGATTTCTCTGTAGGTCTCAGCAATGAGTTCTCCTATAAGAATATAATCATGAATGTCCTGTTTGACTTCAGATATGGAGGTATTATCGCTTCAAGGACAAGGTCTTTAGGTAATACTTCTGGAGTTTTGAAAGAAACTTTAGCAGGTCGAGAAAATGGAATTATTGGAGATGGAATAGTCAACATTGGAACCGAAGAAAACCCTAACTATGTCGAGAACACCACCAGTGTTTCAGCAATTTCTTACTATAACGCCATTTACTCAAGAGGAAACGAAGAAAGCTCTATTTATGATGCTTCTTATATTAAATTGAGGCAAGTAGGTCTTTATTATAGTTTAAGTAAGCAGCTGAGCCAAAGAATCGGCTTCCAGAGTGTCAAATTTGGATTCATCGGCAGCAATCTTTTACTGTTCACCGAAAACCCTCATGTTGATCCCGAATTAAATGCTCTACAAGGCAGAAACATAGTACAGGGTGTAGATGATATGTCATTACCCTCCACAAGAAGTTTCGGTTTCAGCATTAAAACAAAATTTTAAGAAGTAAAAAATGAAAATATTCAACTATACATTCACCTTACTGCTAGCCGCTCTGTTAATTACGGCCTGCACAGATAACTTTGAGGAAATCAATGAAAATCCCAATTCCCCGGAAAATGTGGAGCCTCAATTTTTACTCACTAATATTATTTCAGTTTCTAGTGATCAGAATACCTACTATCAAGGCTTTGATCAGTCAAATTACTTTTCTCAACATGTTGCAGCGATTGACTTTGGATTTTTAGACAGATACATCATTGGTTCTAATTCAACCTATTGGGCTGTGGTAAATGGGTTGCTGACCGACATCAACTCAATGAAGGCATCTCCTACCTCAAATGAAGCATACGCAGCAGTAGGAGATATTATGAGGTGTTTCCTGTTCACCCAAATGACCGATATGTGGAATGATGTCCCTTATACCGAGGCAGGAAGATTAGAGGAAGGAATTGACAAACCAAAATATGATACTCAGGAAAGTATTTATACGGATCCTGAAACCGGTATTTTAGCAGTATTGACAAGGTCAGCGAATACGTTAGAGAGCACAAATCAGCTGATAAACGGTGATGTAATGTTCAATAACGACTTGGATAAATGGGTAAGGTTCGCAAATTCGCTTCGAGTAAGATACCTGATGAGGATAAGCAAGAGATTGAATGACTTCTCTGAATTATCTTCTTTAGCCAACTCTGGAAAATTGATGGAATCCAATGCAGATAATGCCGTATTGCCGTATTTGGCATCCGCTCCGAACCAGTTTCCATTTTTTCTTTCTTCTGTAGGTGGGTTAGTAGAGCATGTGATGAGCAAGACAGCTGATTCTGTCCTTAGCCTTTGGGATGATCCAAGGATTGCAGTACTATATCAGCCAGTAGCTGCCGGTTTAGCTAATGACTCTGTTTACTATCGAGGCATCCAAAATGGTCAAACTAATGAGCGAGTGCAACAACTTGGACTAGGAGTCAATGATTTATCAGTTGTAGGATCAATTTTTAGGGATGTTCCTGACGGAGCAGACGCACAATTCATGCAGTATGCAGAAGTACAATTTGCTTTGGCTGAAGCAGTTGAAAGAAATTATATTGCTGGAAATGTTCAGCAGTACTATGAAAATGGAGTAAGAGCAAGTTTCGAATATTATGGTGTTGATGTCCCAGAAGACTACTTCTCAAGGGATGCAGTTGAATTGAACGGTACTGATAACATCACCAAAATAATGACCCAAAAATGGTTGAGTCTCATCAATATTGGGCACGAAGCATGGTTCAACATCAGACGAACTGGCATACCTTCTTTACAGGCCGGACCAGACGCAGTTAATGAAGGAAGATATCCTGTTCGGTATTTATACCCGGAATCAGAGCAAGCCACAAATACTGAAAATTATCAAGAAGCAGTCCAAAGAATTGGTGGTGATGATATCAACAGCAAAGGATGGTGGGAACGTGATTAATTAGTAATTAATCATTAGGCAATTAATAATTCGATATCTAGACCTGTCAGGTTTTGAAAAGCTGACAGGTCTCTTTCTCTTGAAACGCTAGCCATATTCATAATCAAAAAATTCATAATTCGTAATTAAAAGTATGGAACTAATATTTGTTTACAATGCCAATTCAGGAAAATGGAATGGCTACATGGACATCATGCACAAAATATTCTCTCCCAAAACTTATCCCTGCAGCTTATGTGACATCACCTACGGGACTTTCAAAATCAGGGAAGAATGGGCTGAATTTAAAAAGACTTTGGATATCCCGCTAACCTTTTTACACAAGGATGAATGGTTGGAACAATACGGAATTAAAGATAATCTCCCTGCTATTTTCATAAAAGAAGGTGAAGATATTAAAAATTGGATTCCTGCTGAAACACTGGATCAGCAGGATTTAGGATCATTGAAAAGTCTTATTGTGGAGAAATTGGAGATGGTTAAATAACATCCGTGTAGTTTTATTTTTTATGCACTAATTCTCAAAAAATCTATCCTCCTCCCAATTTTTAGTATTATTGCGGATATATTTTTTGATCCTATAATATTCTTCTTTTGTTCTGATGATATGGTCATGGAATCGGGTTTGCCAGCCATTTTCCAAATTTAAACGATTAGCATGTTTTGTAACAGCAGATTTGTAGGAACCAATAATGGATGAGATAGAATTTTTCCCAGGGTTTTGGAACCTGGTTTTGCCCGTCAATATTTCTGGATTATTCATTTCCGTGGGTGTAGAGACAATGCATGCATTGTCTCTGCCGTACCCTGTTCTACCGTTATCAGCACCATCATTCCATAATGAATTAAAATCAAAAACCTCAAAATAGACAGGTGGCGGAAAACCATTTTGCAAAACCAATATTCCATGGATATGATTTGGCATTACCACAAACTCATCTAAATGCACTGATATTGCGTGGTGGGGAATTTCATGCCAGAATACATTTGCCAAAATGCCCTGATGAGACAATTGCATTTTTCCATCGATTATTTCACCAAAAAAATGATGCCGATCTTTTGTACAAATTGTAACGAAATAACTGGCATCCCATCTGTAATCCCATTTTTGCCTTCGGGCAGATGCTGTTCTATAGGTGTTTTTGAACTTTTCACTCATAATCAATGGGGAATTGCTTACAAATTGAAAATCTAATTATCCCATATTTGTTGGTCTAATATCAATCTACAACACATCATTAGCCAAATTGGCCAATTCTGAACGCTCCCCTTTTTCGAGTGTGACATGCGCATACAGTTCATGTCCTTTTACCCTATCTATCAAATAGCTAAGTCCATTGGATTGGGAATCTAAGTAAGGCGTATCAATTTGATTAACATCACCAGTAAATACGATTTTTGTATTCTCTCCTGCCCTTGTAATAATGGTTTTCACCTCATGAGGTGTTAAGTTCTGTGCTTCATCAACAATAAAATAAATATTAGATAAACTTCTTCCCCTGATATAAGCCAAGGGCTGAATAGTTAATTTCTCCTTATTGACCATGTCCGTAATATTCAAAAACTCTCGTTCATGCTCCTGAAATTGATGTTGAATATATTTAAGGTTATCCCAAAGCGGTTCCATATAAGGGTTCAATTTGGATTTTATGTCTCCAGGAAGATAGCCAATATCTTTATTTGATAACGGCACAATAGGTCTTGCTAAAAATATCTGTTTAAAATCTTTGCGTTGTTCCAAAGCAGAAGCTAATGCAATCAAGGTTTTACCAGTACCCGCCACTCCTTGCAAGGTCATTAATTTTATTTCCGGA
This is a stretch of genomic DNA from Marivirga harenae. It encodes these proteins:
- a CDS encoding ABC transporter substrate-binding protein, producing MMQRFLFFLLFAITLFLMSCENPKESRNWKQASWQEIEQQANDTTVNFMMWQGSPIVNDYINNYVKPTLKEKHNITLNISSGQGPEIVQLMMGEKQAGSEKGQVDMVWINGETFFQLRKIEGLWGPFTEKLPNSQYIDFNNPFIGIDFQQEINGMECPWGINQFAFVYDSIKTPAPPKTLAELETFVKVNPGTFTISNDFSGMTLLKCYMAELSGSPDGLDGEFDQQKYDTLSTQLWEYINRNRKYFWKEGQTFPKEHSKMDQMFSSGEILLTYGFSEGGIEEKVLQGLFPESTKGYAWKNGTILNSNYLGITYNATNKAGAMQVINFLISPEAQLKRAEPSGMNANPVLDISKLPTEYKDKFEKITARQYGPSLDELSENAIKEPAPEYMLNIYEDFRTYVIEK
- a CDS encoding ABC transporter permease, which gives rise to MKNKGKHIGFVLFVVFAVLPFTLAFGYALLYSFGIIGVVNEGFTLSFWKEVFTSGTLGTSFLYSGIIAAVGVFLSVSLALWVVLKFKEGFNNKYLSFIIYMPLAVPGIVSAFFTYQLFAQSGFFARLSYQLNWIETAQQFPDLVNDNWAIGIIITFISLLTPFFILLYLNIYKDERIEELSQLSRALGANKKQIALKVSLPIMLKKSWVLIVLYFIFLLGAYEVPLILGQESPQMLSVLILRELKQFDLTKTSEGYVMAVVYTVVIMSATIFIFSRKKLRNNAY
- a CDS encoding ABC transporter permease, producing the protein MRISLKPFFLSIMVLLILFPFVYLLWLSLSAEWSFPNVMPEYFGLKNWKALLISETGLLWSFLQSIIISVSVGFTATLSGFIISRNIAYHPRKNTFTLLSYFPYIISPVVFGACLSYFFLKLGIFGQMTGVIVAQFMISFPYALIFFNSFWGQKTKNMEDLVSTLGGNRLYSFTKVLFPLAKGMLLVCFFQTFLISWFEYGLTSVIGVGKVQTLTIKVFLFIREANYFYGALSCCLLILPPLVLMYINKKYVFNKLT
- a CDS encoding ABC transporter ATP-binding protein → MFLEIQHINKSFGKEQIVKDLNFSLAPQKTLSILGKSGCGKTSMLKIIGGLLKADSGNIILDGNDISELEAEKRNIVYLYQEDLLFPHLNVFENIAFGLRIKKQKEEHIQSKVKEMLELLELENHGQKMPHQLSGGQRQRVSFGRAIIINPALLLLDEPFGSLDAGTRQRMQQLFKDIAHKFKITSLFVTHDLKEAILMGDEIAFMQSGKLKLYKNKEEFIADPSTGVQNEIGFWENLIPKEQDII
- a CDS encoding nucleoside hydrolase — encoded protein: METKNIWIDTDLSVGMKRHIREGYCDVDDGYALLQLFKAENIHIKGISAVFGNTLIDDAYRLCQQMSKEFAKNEIPVYKGAGTAIDLSKVETNDAVEALATALKETQLTILAIGPATNVGILLLQYPELKNQIKEVVLVAGRRKPTDYFKIGNQGNHARDLNFDLDNQAFNIMFEAGVPVTLCPFEISSKVWIGSDDLKKLDNGEAGNKWLAEHSQPWLAQWINQGASGFNPFDVLASHYIISPEDIISEDLKAQLEIHPDDTVKDNDKLVFKNYLLCRSEGSFPVKYCHDVVSDYHEKLMDSLTKKS
- a CDS encoding phosphotransferase, whose protein sequence is MIKLDNQLETIDSYLSDKKWLEENEKVASVEKPGEGNMNFTLRCRTSNDHSFIIKQSRDFVEKFPQVPAPAERVLRESEFYEIIRKNPDLSRRTPEIIAVDEENHIILMEDLGESSDYSFLYQEGKNLSETELKEIMHFIADLHTHFTTDSSSKTIQNKEMRQLNHEHIFKFPFMKDNGMNLDDVMPGLEAVKQSIIRNEALHLALKQLGDLYLSDGKHLLHGDYFPGSWLNTKSGLKIIDPEFCFFGPKEFEIGVCMAHLYLAKQPYPIIQKAMDFYKEKAPFDDVLMMKFMAVEMMRRILGLAQLPISQTLEERKALVERGVMMLTKY
- a CDS encoding SusC/RagA family TonB-linked outer membrane protein; amino-acid sequence: MKKLILILCYLLSFHLSAQNSNTYSSVVIDSRGEPIPGAVVNEMGTERFAVTLKDGSFQLKTPSENFLLNIQFLGFEDLQIDIRNGNIPANIMLTEDLEQLDEVVVTALGIEREKQSLASSIGKIDSKQLTDVPMTNLVNSMAGQVSGVQITNGSSGVGSSSRIIIRGENSLTGTNQPLFVVDGVPISNEQITSDLVNNGSLQEVDWGNGGAEIDPENIASIFILKGAGSAALYGSRAANGVVLITTKRGKAQQGLGISTSSSLTFETLLTLPDYQNEYGGGIGDFAFDTGLGALDGTAGIFSYGPKLDQGDLIAQFDGPSTDINGNPVRGGDVIARTRADGSLTEIRPTEWVSRPNNIRNFFETGITAQNNIAVNSASDKGNIRLAYSNLRNEGILPNTDLNRDGLAISLDQQLTDQLSVNTYVNYINTRSKNRPNLGYGYENVMYGFNWTQRQTDFDPLKNYWQAGQEGLEQFNYNYAWVNNPYFTLFENTNSFDKHRVLGNASANYDFSEKLRFTVRSGTDIYNDNRAFRRALSTNANPTGSYREDQVFYKEMNTDFLLSYSDRIHEDFTYDLSVGANRFDQTVTYKFTEASQLALPNIYTLANSNAPLTGNNELFEKRINSIYGTGNISFRNALYLDVTVRNDWSSTLPIDNNSFAYYSSGLSYVLSNMVELPQLFTFVKLRASAASVGNDTDPYQLLNTFAFNQNYGDKLKVTNQSTLKNLNLRPERLTAYETGAEIWLLKDRIQTDITVYQNTSTDQIIARPISLTTGFANKLENGGKVQTRGLEASITGLAIKQNNFQWKVAANYSAYRSRVLELPEGVDQFVTGNADFFGGAGGSNSLFYIAKENGLVGDMYGTGFKKVNGRTVYDSNGAPITDGTLRLLGNYNPDFSVGLSNEFSYKNIIMNVLFDFRYGGIIASRTRSLGNTSGVLKETLAGRENGIIGDGIVNIGTEENPNYVENTTSVSAISYYNAIYSRGNEESSIYDASYIKLRQVGLYYSLSKQLSQRIGFQSVKFGFIGSNLLLFTENPHVDPELNALQGRNIVQGVDDMSLPSTRSFGFSIKTKF
- a CDS encoding SusD/RagB family nutrient-binding outer membrane lipoprotein, which produces MKIFNYTFTLLLAALLITACTDNFEEINENPNSPENVEPQFLLTNIISVSSDQNTYYQGFDQSNYFSQHVAAIDFGFLDRYIIGSNSTYWAVVNGLLTDINSMKASPTSNEAYAAVGDIMRCFLFTQMTDMWNDVPYTEAGRLEEGIDKPKYDTQESIYTDPETGILAVLTRSANTLESTNQLINGDVMFNNDLDKWVRFANSLRVRYLMRISKRLNDFSELSSLANSGKLMESNADNAVLPYLASAPNQFPFFLSSVGGLVEHVMSKTADSVLSLWDDPRIAVLYQPVAAGLANDSVYYRGIQNGQTNERVQQLGLGVNDLSVVGSIFRDVPDGADAQFMQYAEVQFALAEAVERNYIAGNVQQYYENGVRASFEYYGVDVPEDYFSRDAVELNGTDNITKIMTQKWLSLINIGHEAWFNIRRTGIPSLQAGPDAVNEGRYPVRYLYPESEQATNTENYQEAVQRIGGDDINSKGWWERD